A single window of Hirundo rustica isolate bHirRus1 chromosome 16, bHirRus1.pri.v3, whole genome shotgun sequence DNA harbors:
- the LOC120760156 gene encoding 1,25-dihydroxyvitamin D(3) 24-hydroxylase, mitochondrial, with translation MGSLPDVLWKGGLKRQHETLAQYHRRFGKIFRMKLGAFDSVHIAAPCLLEALYRRESACPQRLEIKPWKAYRDYRDEGYGLLILEGKDWQRVRSAFQKKLMKPGEVAKLDTTINEVLEDFMHRIDEICDHNGQMEDVYSEFNKWSFESICLVLYGKRFGLLQQDVEEESLNFIKAVKTMMATFGMMMVTPVELHKGLNTKVWQAHTKAWDDIFKTAKHSIDCRLQKHSAKPQEDFLCDIYSGGHLSRKELYAAIAELQIAGVETTANSLLWALYNLSRNPHVQQKLFQEIQRVLAAQKIPSAESLRDMPYLKACLKESMRLSPSVPFTTRTIDTEMVLGNYVLPKGTVLMLNSHALGCSEEYFRGWAEFRPERWLQRGSIHPFSHVPFGIGKRMCVGRRVAELQLHLALCWLLRKYRVVATDQEPVQTLHSGTLIPGRALPIAFHPRAGCKK, from the exons ATGGGCAGCCTGCCCGACGTGCTCTGGAAGGGAGGGCTCAAGAGGCAGCACGAGACGCTG GCTCAGTACCACCGCAGGTTCGGGAAGATTTTCCGCATGAAGCTGGGCGCCTTCGACTCCGTGCACATCGcggctccctgcctgctggaggCTCTGTACCGCCGCGAGAGCGCCTGCCCGCAGCGCCTGGAGATCAAGCCCTGGAAAGCATATCGCGACTATCGCGACGAGGGCTACGGGCTGCTCATCCT ggagggaaaggacTGGCAGAGGGTGAGAAGCGcctttcagaagaaattaatgaagCCCGGGGAAGTTGCGAAACTGGATACGACCATCAATGAG GTCCTGGAGGACTTTATGCACAGAATAGATGAGATTTGTGACCACAATGGACAGATGGAAGATGTCTACTCAGAATTCAACAAATGGTCTTTTGAAA GCATCTGTCTGGTGCTGTACGGAAAGAGGTTtggcctcctgcagcaggacgTGGAAGAAGAAAGTCTGAACTTCATCAAGGCTGTGAAAACG ATGATGGCCACCTTCGGGATGATGATGGTGACCCCTGTGGAGCTGCACAAGGGGCTCAACACCAAAGTCTGGCAGGCTCACACCAAAGCGTGGGATGATATATTTAAAACAG CCAAGCACTCCATCGACTGCCGGCTGCAGAAGCACTCAGCCAAGCCCCAGGAGGATTTTCTGTGTGACATCTACTCGGGGGGACACCTGTCCAGGAAGGAGCTCTACGCTGCCATCGCCGAGCTGCAGATCGCCGGCGTGGAGACG ACAGCCAACAGCTTGCTGTGGGCTCTGTACAACCTTTCCCGCAATCCACACGTCCAGCAGAAGCTTTTCCAGGAAATCCAGAGAGTTTTGGCCGCCCAGAAGATCCCAAGTGCTGAGAGCCTGAGGGATATGCCTTACCTAAAAGCCTGTCTGAAAGAATCCATGAG ATTAAGTCCATCAGTGCCTTTCACCACTCGCACCATCGACACGGAAATGGTTCTGGGGAATTACGTGCTGCCCAAAGGG ACGGTGCTGATGCTCAACAGCCACGCCCTGGGCTGCAGCGAGGAGTACTTCAGGGGCTGGGCTGAGTTCAGGCCCGAGcgctggctccagaggggctccatccatcccttctCCCACGTCCCCTTCGGCATCGGGAAGAGGATGTGCGTGGGGCGCCGcgtggcagagctgcagctgcacctgGCCCTCTGCTGG ctgctccgtAAGTACCGGGTGGTGGCCACGGACCAGGAGCCGGTGCAGACGCTGCACTCGGGAACGCTCATCCCCGGCCGGGCGCTGCCCATCGCCTTCCACCCGCGAGCAG GTTGCAAAAAATAa